In one Lysobacter alkalisoli genomic region, the following are encoded:
- a CDS encoding HAD family hydrolase, with translation MTGIRMVGFDADDTLWRSEDYFDAAQKEFERIIATYVELDDVRARLYAIEKNNIALFGYGVKGMVLSMIEAAVEITSSRISATHLHRIVGLGKELLAHPVELLPHVPEAVEAIAAEHDIVLITKGDLFHQEAKVKQCGLADLFRRIEIVSEKDPSTYTRLLEEFGLPAEQFVMIGNSLRSDIAPVLELGGWGVHVPYHLTWAHEAEATVAVDAPRLRVVGRADELPVAVQAIATEALESGAGTL, from the coding sequence ATGACCGGAATCCGCATGGTCGGCTTCGATGCCGACGACACCCTGTGGCGCAGCGAGGACTACTTCGACGCCGCGCAGAAGGAATTCGAACGCATCATCGCGACCTACGTCGAACTCGACGACGTGCGTGCGCGCCTGTACGCGATCGAGAAGAACAACATCGCCCTGTTCGGCTATGGCGTGAAGGGCATGGTGCTGTCGATGATCGAGGCTGCGGTCGAGATCACCTCGTCGCGGATCAGTGCCACCCACCTGCACCGCATCGTCGGTCTCGGCAAGGAGCTGCTCGCCCATCCGGTCGAGCTGTTGCCCCATGTTCCCGAGGCGGTCGAGGCGATTGCCGCCGAACATGACATCGTGCTGATCACCAAGGGCGACCTGTTCCATCAGGAAGCGAAGGTGAAGCAGTGCGGCCTGGCCGATCTGTTCCGCCGTATCGAGATCGTCAGCGAGAAGGACCCGTCGACCTATACGCGGCTGCTGGAAGAGTTCGGGCTGCCGGCGGAGCAGTTCGTGATGATCGGCAATTCGCTGCGCTCGGACATCGCGCCGGTACTCGAGCTTGGTGGCTGGGGCGTGCACGTGCCCTACCACCTGACCTGGGCCCACGAGGCCGAGGCGACGGTGGCAGTCGATGCCCCGCGGCTGCGGGTTGTCGGCCGTGCCGACGAGCTGCCGGTGGCAGTGCAGGCCATTGCCACCGAAGCCCTGGAAAGTGGAGCCGGAACGCTGTGA
- a CDS encoding EF-hand domain-containing protein: protein MTHNNRKPIAVALALSVALAAPMAFAQEYQDETTGQDQAESATMNAAEPAQKSWAELDLDQDGSINREEAAAAPALAQVFDQADADGDGMLTPEEYRNFVAQSQSDVQEDDNY, encoded by the coding sequence ATGACTCACAACAACCGCAAGCCCATCGCTGTTGCCTTGGCCCTTTCCGTCGCACTTGCCGCGCCGATGGCGTTCGCGCAGGAGTATCAGGACGAGACCACCGGCCAGGATCAAGCCGAGTCGGCGACCATGAACGCCGCGGAGCCGGCACAGAAGAGCTGGGCCGAACTCGATCTCGATCAGGACGGCTCGATCAACAGGGAAGAGGCCGCCGCCGCGCCGGCCCTGGCCCAGGTATTCGACCAGGCCGATGCCGACGGAGACGGCATGCTGACTCCTGAGGAGTACCGCAACTTCGTCGCGCAGTCCCAGAGCGACGTGCAGGAAGACGACAACTACTGA
- a CDS encoding PQQ-dependent sugar dehydrogenase yields MPRNLLSIACLSALLLACGNRGNDVAANTSTAAAQEPAAPFVTVDMASFDEPWAMAFLPDGRLLVTEKRGKLKLVTLTGEDTGNAVEISGVPEVAYGGQGGFGDVILHPDFANNNLVYISYAEPGEGDTRGAAVARARLQLNARGGGRLSGLEVIWRQVPKVTGQGHYGHRMAFDRDGYLWVSSGERQKFDPAQDMNSNMGKILRLNDDGTAPADNPFVDQGEVAAQVWSLGHRNVLGIAFDAEGRLWNNEMGPKGGDELNLVERGGNYGYPIVSNGDHYDGRPIPNHDTRPEFIAPKITWTPVISPSGFVIYDGDRFPHWKGNGFITGLSSQSLVRIEFDGEEAREAERFDMGKRMRAIRQGPEGSLWLLEDGANGRLLELSPPPTTTVEG; encoded by the coding sequence ATGCCCCGCAACCTGTTGTCCATCGCCTGCCTTTCCGCCCTGCTGCTCGCCTGCGGCAACCGGGGCAACGACGTGGCCGCGAACACGTCCACGGCTGCCGCGCAGGAACCGGCTGCCCCGTTCGTCACCGTCGACATGGCCAGTTTCGACGAGCCGTGGGCGATGGCATTCCTGCCCGATGGCCGCCTGCTGGTCACCGAGAAGCGCGGCAAGCTGAAGCTGGTCACCCTCACCGGCGAAGACACGGGCAACGCGGTCGAGATCAGCGGCGTGCCCGAGGTCGCCTATGGCGGCCAGGGCGGATTCGGAGATGTGATCCTGCATCCGGATTTTGCCAACAACAATCTGGTCTACATCAGCTATGCCGAACCCGGCGAAGGCGACACCCGCGGCGCCGCTGTCGCGCGCGCGCGGCTCCAGCTCAACGCCCGCGGCGGCGGCCGCCTGTCCGGTCTGGAGGTGATCTGGCGCCAGGTGCCCAAGGTCACCGGCCAGGGCCACTACGGTCATCGCATGGCCTTCGACAGGGACGGCTACCTGTGGGTCAGTTCCGGTGAACGGCAGAAGTTCGACCCGGCCCAGGACATGAATTCGAACATGGGCAAGATCCTGCGTCTCAACGACGACGGCACCGCGCCGGCCGACAATCCTTTCGTCGACCAGGGCGAGGTGGCCGCGCAGGTGTGGTCGCTCGGCCATCGCAACGTGCTCGGGATCGCCTTCGATGCCGAGGGCCGGCTGTGGAACAACGAAATGGGGCCGAAGGGCGGCGACGAGTTGAACCTGGTCGAACGCGGCGGCAACTACGGCTATCCGATCGTTTCCAACGGCGACCACTACGACGGCCGCCCGATCCCGAACCACGACACCCGCCCCGAGTTCATCGCCCCGAAGATCACCTGGACACCGGTGATCTCGCCGTCGGGCTTCGTGATCTACGACGGCGACCGCTTCCCGCACTGGAAGGGCAACGGATTCATCACCGGACTGTCGTCGCAGTCGCTGGTGCGGATCGAGTTCGATGGCGAAGAGGCGCGCGAAGCCGAACGCTTCGACATGGGCAAGCGCATGCGCGCGATCCGGCAGGGTCCCGAGGGCAGCTTGTGGCTGCTGGAAGACGGCGCCAATGGCCGCCTGCTGGAGTTGAGCCCGCCACCGACCACGACCGTGGAAGGCTAG